The genomic DNA GTTGTTGTAGGAATCTGAGTGTAATTATGTGGCATGTGAACTTTAGTTTATAGGCCTCAACAAAACTCTCGTCATCATCTGTTATTTTCAGGTCGATATTTAGttctttttaaaagaaaagaaaaagaaaaaagaaaataatttcttttcatTCAATGCTTCTCCCTCTAACCCCTTTAGCACTTTGTACGAATCTTCGTTTGTTAGGTCAGGTGGTTCAGACAGTGTGCTTCTCGCTCGCACTCAGTTCTTATTCTGAAAAGTCCCTTTTGAGTGAATGGTAAGAAAAGTTGGAGGTCCGATATGTCTAACATGTGACCACACTAAATCACAGAAACATAATTAGTCGGTCTCCACCCACCTACCAACTAGAAAACAAATGGCCCTTCAAATATTTATGAATTGGGAAATGGTCATGGGTGGGTGTGAAGCATAATTGAAGGATATGACATATGGAGCCAGTTCCCCCGCATTCATACAGTTGTTGAAGAAAAAGGActccagagagagagagctatgtTTGTCGCTCGTTATCTACAAATTACAGTTTAACCCATGTTTATTCACAATCACAACACGTCAAACTGTAATCAGGATAAACATTTCCTTACACAAAAAGAGCCAAGCATCTTTGGCAATCGTAAATATTAACCTAGCCCCAAAAAGAAAAGTTTCACATGTAACGAGCCAAGTATTTTCAGCCGACTCAAATTGTAAAAAGATTAGTGGGACTGACATGTGCTATTGTACTCGAAAGGTGGTGTAGTGGAGGGGCTGGGTCGGATGACAAAGAAAGGGCAAACACAGAAAGGCAAAGAAAAGGCTGGTTGGTGGTATGTGAGTGGTCCTGGTCCATTACCACAAGCATCACTCTTCCCAAATAGTAAATGCATAAGTAACTTCCGGTACAAAAAACAAAGGGTGGCCAAAGAAACAACCGTtaagaaaatatcaaaaaatagCAGAGACAGACAGAATAATAACAGCCAATGAGCAAAAATGGAAAGTGATAAATACGTAGCAATTTTCATATATTTGAATTAGcctaatctaacaaattaatgtaaaaatggGATTAAATAAGCTAAACAAAATATGGTCTAAAATTCCTAACAAAAACAGGATCGACGGGGGAGGGGAAAGACGTGTGTTGCAACGAGGATACTCGATAACTAGAGACGTAAACTCAACCACTGCAGGAGTTTTGTATCGAAGATCCTCTTTACAACTTCCCCTACAAAAGATTCGAAACAAGATGGACATCGGCCTCTCATCAGACTTGTCATTCCACCCACCGTTAATTCAACGTGGGCGCAGGTTGAGGGAGGAGGCACGGGAACTACTTCACAGCTTCTGTGCTCACGTCCACACGCAGCCAAGACAGTGTGCGTAGATCTCCTCGCAATGTCCTTGAAAGTGTCTTGGTCTGAAACACAAAGATACAAGGAGTTGGAACATTCCAATTGGCAGTGTAGAATCATAATTCATAAGAATAAGCGGGCAGAATCATAATTCAATGTAGAAATGCTCAAGTCTGGATCAGTCCAAAATGAACAATGTGATAGTTTTCCATACAAGTATAAAATAAGTTGAAAGCTTCGCATACCTAGATCAACGTCTCGGGACAAATTATCCAAGTGCTTTTTGACCATCACTTTCAGTTGTTCCTTTGCTAGGTGAAAAACATCCTGTTCCGTAGCAGTACTAGGGGACACACCAGCATCAGATCCACTAATATTTGGTCTACCGCTGAAGTGATGGAATTGTCCGGAATTTGGTACTGAATTCATTCCGGTAAGTACAGGCCATAATGCTCCATTTTGAGATCTATCAGCAGATGTTGTAGTCGGATCCCCAATTGCTTGCCTTCTCTGAGGGGTTGATGCTGATGTATTTAAGAAATCAGTACTCAAGTTATCTGGCACTAGTGATAAAGGATTGTTTTGTAATCTCTCCTCAAAGAATGTGTGGTAAGATGCCTCCATCTCGTCTGTCCTGGTATGTTGGACTGTCATTTCCCTTGTCTGAGCAGCTtgagggtgagagaaatcatTTCTCAAATTATCAGATGAGTTCCTCTCATTTATACTGGCCATATAACTCGTCCTATTAGAATTAAGGAGTTGTTGAATATGACGCTGTATTAAGCGTCTCCCTGATAGAGTTGGTGCTCCTGCCCCAGATACCGGGGAAGGTGCTTGAAAACCTCCAACAGGAAATCTAGGGGGAAATCCTTGAGTAAATTGTGGACGAGGTGAGGACACCACATTAAGGTCTATTCCTTCGTCAAAATGTACAGTAGGTGATGGTCTATTAGACAAAATGTTGTTTGTAGTTCTTTGATCAGACAACCGACCCTGAGCCTGTGAACTTGAGGATCCCATAGCCACAGGTCTACAACCCTCACAGTACCAATTACCTTCAGGTACTTCTCGGCCAAGACCAACACAAAAGGTGTGAGCAGGTGAATCACATAGATCACACAGTAACATGAGGCCATCTTCCCCTCCTTCGTGGCATTCTGTACATATCACATTCTCATAAGGGTCAAGATAACTCCTGAGTTCTTCTTCTGTCGGCTGATAGACCTGCATAAAGAAATAAACCCAtttgaacaaacaaacaaaaaaatgaagcaGCAAACAGAATGCAagataatgcatgacataaCAAGTAACATGATAAGGTACCTGATCACGCTCAGAGACCTGTATCACCACTTCTCTCAAATCAATTCCTGTCGTACATCTTGCAGGCTTACTAATTGTCTTAAATCTCTGCTTGCACAAAGGGCAACGAGATTCCACTTTTCCCCATTCCATGATGCaggcaaaacaaaaataatgagTGCAACAGTCTAGTGTTCCCCGCACTCTTCTTTTATCTTCCTCGGAGAGACAAATGCCACAGACCTGCTTTACAACCTCAACCTTCACTTGCTCAATCTTCTCTTTACCCTTCCTTCTAGGAGGGTTTCTTGGCTGTTGTACAGGTGTATCCTCCTGAATGCTAGTAGGCACTAATGAACTTCGCAAATTAGTTTCCAATCTTTCACACAACTCCTTGGCTTCTCGTACttgctctctctcttcctcgGAGATGGTGTAGTCATAATCAGATGCTCCAGAAGACACAAAATCTGAATCTGACGGTATAGACATTCTCCTCCTTTTCCTAACCCTTTTTTTCTCATTCGTTACTCTCACGGGCACAATACTATCCATGAAATCGCTATCACTTTCAATATCATCGTCACTTCTTGCCTTCCTCCTCGACGCCTGACTTGTTCTACCTTTCTTTCTCAAAGGCTTCTTTGAAGCCAAAGATTTTCTCCTTTTTACACCTCTTACAGGACGACCCTTTTTCTTCAAGCACCGCTTGCCCACTTTCCCatcagttttcttctttttcaccaCTGGTTTTTCTTCCACGTCCGAAAATTCATCTTCATCTGGTGTGAATTcctcatcgtcatcatcatcttcatcattaTAATCCTGATCCTCCACCTCACGATATGTAATCTTTCTCCTCTTTCGTGACGGTTTAACCCCATTTTTCTGCCGGCTAGAAAAACCATTTTGGACCTTTGACCTAATTCCCTTCCTAACTGGTTTCActtcctcttcatcttcttcctcctcctcctcctcctcctcctcctcctcctcatcctcctcctcctcatccacAATAAAACCACCAGCACCCCTTTTTGCTCTTGATCGAGTTTTCTTCCTCACCTTTTTCACTtcatcctcctcttcctcctcatccaCAAAGCTCTCTTCCGACGCATCTCCGTCCAAAGAAGAACAGTAATCCTCCTCTAAATCCTCAGAAACTTCATTTTCTTCACCCGAAATCACATAATCCTCATCCGAATCATCGGAACCCTGATACTTTGACGGAACCCTTGTCTTGATTTTTCGCTTGGAACTAACCTTCCCTCCCTTTACCATCTGTTCCTTGCACCCAAAAGAAACCATAAAATCCACATATTAATCCAAATTTCAGAATCCCAAATCCAGctcaaacaaatcaaattacaaTATTTCCTCAATATTTTTTCTATTTCCCATCACGGATCTGCTGTTTTCGGCattaaaaccaaaaataaatatataaaaaaaaaaaaaaaaaaaaaaaaaaaaccaggatTCGCTTTCCCACAAATTTATTCAATTACACCAAAATCCATCAACAAAAAACCCACCAAGAATCTCCatttaaaaaatctctcccctCTCCACCttctattttccattttttcagcTAACTTTATCCAAATTACCAATAAAAATCCAAACAGATAACAAATCCCCAATTCAAGAATCAAATCCCAAGAAAAAATATCAACAACAACCCAccccaaaaacccagaaattcaaattcaaacaagAGCcagataaaatatatttttttacatcaaattccaATACAAATACACAGGTAAAAAAACCTACATATACAAACACAAaatacagaagaaaaaaaaaattctagagagagaaagagagaggagagagagagagagagagagagagagaggtgtgcGTGGTGGGTACCTGAGAGAGAAAGCGAGAACCAGAAACAATGGAAAATGGTCcgaaatttttcttctttttttcttttgtttgcgtttttatatttttcttttttatatgaatttcgcgttatttgtttttataatgCTCtcgagaggagagagagagagggagagtaaaaaaaaaaacgttgcTTCTTACGGCGTACGCAAGTTGGAGTTCCAGTTAGATGTTTCCATTTCTGGAATGACGGAATTACCCTTGCGCTTTCCGGGGCCGTCATTCGTACCGACATGGATGGATTTTGTAGGCGTTTGGTATATTTCGATTCACTGCGTGGGACGgattttaaagatttgattggCTTTTAACCCAACAAAGACCATACGACTTACT from Pyrus communis chromosome 17, drPyrComm1.1, whole genome shotgun sequence includes the following:
- the LOC137722788 gene encoding uncharacterized protein gives rise to the protein MVKGGKVSSKRKIKTRVPSKYQGSDDSDEDYVISGEENEVSEDLEEDYCSSLDGDASEESFVDEEEEEDEVKKVRKKTRSRAKRGAGGFIVDEEEEDEEEEEEEEEEEEEDEEEVKPVRKGIRSKVQNGFSSRQKNGVKPSRKRRKITYREVEDQDYNDEDDDDDEEFTPDEDEFSDVEEKPVVKKKKTDGKVGKRCLKKKGRPVRGVKRRKSLASKKPLRKKGRTSQASRRKARSDDDIESDSDFMDSIVPVRVTNEKKRVRKRRRMSIPSDSDFVSSGASDYDYTISEEEREQVREAKELCERLETNLRSSLVPTSIQEDTPVQQPRNPPRRKGKEKIEQVKVEVVKQVCGICLSEEDKRRVRGTLDCCTHYFCFACIMEWGKVESRCPLCKQRFKTISKPARCTTGIDLREVVIQVSERDQVYQPTEEELRSYLDPYENVICTECHEGGEDGLMLLCDLCDSPAHTFCVGLGREVPEGNWYCEGCRPVAMGSSSSQAQGRLSDQRTTNNILSNRPSPTVHFDEGIDLNVVSSPRPQFTQGFPPRFPVGGFQAPSPVSGAGAPTLSGRRLIQRHIQQLLNSNRTSYMASINERNSSDNLRNDFSHPQAAQTREMTVQHTRTDEMEASYHTFFEERLQNNPLSLVPDNLSTDFLNTSASTPQRRQAIGDPTTTSADRSQNGALWPVLTGMNSVPNSGQFHHFSGRPNISGSDAGVSPSTATEQDVFHLAKEQLKVMVKKHLDNLSRDVDLDQDTFKDIARRSTHTVLAACGREHRSCEVVPVPPPSTCAHVELTVGGMTSLMRGRCPSCFESFVGEVVKRIFDTKLLQWLSLRL